From a single Pirellulales bacterium genomic region:
- a CDS encoding BlaI/MecI/CopY family transcriptional regulator, whose protein sequence is MPTVTISDAEWQVMNVIWDHRPLAAQEVIAQLADHASWAPATVKTMLHRLVKKRVLTYELDGNRYVYRARARRTDCVKQASRSFLERVFGGESALLLAHFLRSAKLSHEEIAALRQMLDEQEG, encoded by the coding sequence ATGCCGACAGTCACGATTTCCGACGCCGAGTGGCAGGTGATGAACGTCATCTGGGATCACCGGCCACTCGCGGCGCAGGAAGTGATTGCCCAGCTAGCGGATCACGCCTCCTGGGCTCCGGCAACGGTGAAGACCATGCTGCATCGGCTGGTGAAGAAGCGGGTCCTCACCTACGAGTTGGACGGGAATCGCTACGTCTACCGGGCCCGCGCGCGGCGCACGGACTGCGTCAAGCAGGCGAGTCGCTCGTTTCTGGAGCGCGTTTTCGGGGGTGAATCAGCGCTGTTGCTGGCCCATTTTCTGCGCAGCGCGAAGCTATCGCACGAGGAAATTGCCGCGTTACGCCAAATGCTCGATGAGCAGGAAGGTTGA
- a CDS encoding M56 family metallopeptidase yields the protein MDGLSSLGILLDDLGSTGLVFSIVAGATASLLAIVVGVLNVALRRWLSAGVMSLLWAMVLVRLLVPLAPPSMVSLQNLLRMIPDADAQPPMPSSVASPADDTLVGAEADEAAATLATAPTTVEAASSVHEPTPVLDLIAILLPAAWLVGLIALLAATLVANWRFHRLLGQALPCTDPPLLALWNECRRLVGCRRAIPLLHLETIDHVAVAGLWRPKLLLPPAALDLSDDELRMVMLHELGHVRRYDIAANWLLALVRAAHWWNPVYWLAAARFRALREQACDAFALAHLEGCPARAYSELLLKLLSRPAMHSRWRIMLPALIVGFLSGFVRRRAAQNRLQALQRAGVVRGRWQAIGAALVVALVAIAGLTDAQTPPPKPAPKNDWLPGAAYDWDVWASPKPDPGPEIARTYDLAKIWERIDTNPGSDTARRNVYWLLAHVLPMSASQHDVKTKEWADERMKLDGDRLTITAPRTVNDEIARLLAAWEKSGIGQTCIETRFLTCDEDVAARLGVAWRYVGPVPPAEDEEAFSEWREEKLNVRAAASVDDYLATAVATLDKQQAKALVNSIIANVTGQTLQAPKVTAFNGQQIFLNDYTQAAYTVGIARLADGGQRPRVVVVDEGVKIKMRTLQSADAKTIGLDGHIDLSKIEEVRKITAVTPDGPTTLEIPRVRHCQIDVSSTLADGQSLLIGCIPTYEQKQFLYLLLTPKVIVEGDGETEAKREEQ from the coding sequence ATGGACGGACTCTCCTCCCTTGGCATATTGTTGGACGACCTAGGTAGCACGGGCCTGGTGTTCTCGATCGTTGCCGGTGCGACCGCCTCGCTCTTGGCGATCGTCGTCGGCGTTTTGAATGTCGCGCTGCGGCGTTGGCTGTCTGCCGGCGTGATGAGCCTGCTGTGGGCCATGGTACTCGTGCGATTGCTCGTTCCGCTCGCGCCGCCGAGCATGGTCAGCCTGCAAAATCTGTTGCGGATGATTCCCGACGCGGACGCACAGCCGCCCATGCCAAGCTCTGTTGCCAGCCCGGCTGACGATACGCTTGTCGGTGCAGAAGCTGACGAAGCCGCCGCAACGCTAGCCACGGCGCCGACGACCGTGGAGGCCGCTAGTAGCGTTCACGAGCCGACTCCGGTTCTCGATCTTATCGCGATACTCTTGCCCGCGGCGTGGCTCGTTGGGTTGATCGCCCTGCTGGCAGCAACGCTCGTCGCCAATTGGCGTTTTCATCGCCTGTTAGGCCAGGCGTTGCCGTGTACGGATCCGCCATTGCTTGCGCTATGGAACGAGTGTCGTCGGCTCGTCGGCTGCCGCCGCGCGATTCCGCTCTTGCACCTCGAAACGATCGACCATGTCGCCGTTGCCGGCCTGTGGCGCCCGAAATTGCTCCTGCCTCCGGCGGCGCTTGATTTGTCCGATGACGAACTGCGGATGGTGATGCTGCACGAACTCGGCCACGTGCGCCGCTACGACATCGCGGCCAACTGGCTGCTGGCGCTTGTGCGAGCCGCGCATTGGTGGAACCCGGTTTACTGGCTGGCCGCCGCGCGCTTTCGAGCGCTGCGGGAGCAAGCGTGCGACGCCTTCGCGCTCGCGCATCTCGAGGGGTGCCCGGCCCGAGCCTATTCCGAGCTGCTGTTAAAGCTTCTCTCACGGCCGGCGATGCATTCGCGTTGGCGAATCATGCTGCCGGCGTTGATCGTCGGCTTTCTGTCGGGTTTCGTTCGTCGGCGCGCGGCACAAAACCGGTTGCAGGCCCTGCAGAGGGCTGGCGTCGTGCGCGGGCGCTGGCAGGCGATCGGCGCGGCGCTGGTCGTCGCGCTCGTGGCGATCGCCGGCCTGACCGATGCGCAAACGCCGCCACCGAAGCCCGCACCAAAAAACGATTGGCTGCCCGGCGCCGCCTATGATTGGGACGTGTGGGCTTCGCCGAAGCCGGATCCCGGTCCCGAGATCGCTCGCACGTACGACCTGGCGAAAATCTGGGAGCGCATCGATACCAACCCCGGAAGCGATACGGCGAGAAGAAACGTCTACTGGCTACTGGCACACGTGTTGCCCATGAGCGCCAGCCAGCACGACGTCAAAACCAAGGAGTGGGCGGACGAGCGCATGAAGCTCGACGGCGATCGACTGACCATCACCGCGCCTCGCACCGTAAACGACGAGATCGCCCGCTTGCTGGCGGCCTGGGAAAAAAGTGGTATCGGCCAGACGTGCATCGAAACGCGCTTTCTCACCTGCGACGAAGACGTCGCCGCACGGCTCGGCGTCGCATGGCGTTACGTTGGACCGGTGCCGCCTGCGGAGGACGAGGAAGCGTTCTCGGAATGGCGCGAGGAGAAGCTCAACGTCCGAGCGGCCGCATCGGTCGACGACTACCTGGCCACGGCCGTGGCCACGCTCGACAAGCAACAAGCGAAGGCTCTGGTCAATTCAATCATCGCCAACGTCACCGGTCAGACCTTGCAGGCACCTAAGGTGACCGCCTTCAACGGTCAGCAGATCTTTCTCAATGATTACACCCAAGCGGCGTACACCGTGGGAATCGCACGATTGGCCGATGGCGGCCAACGTCCGCGGGTCGTCGTCGTCGACGAGGGGGTTAAAATAAAAATGCGGACGCTACAAAGCGCCGATGCCAAAACAATTGGCCTCGACGGGCACATCGATCTGAGCAAGATCGAGGAAGTCCGCAAAATTACCGCGGTCACTCCCGACGGTCCAACGACGCTCGAGATCCCACGCGTCCGCCACTGCCAAATTGACGTCTCGTCAACTTTAGCCGACGGTCAGTCGTTACTCATCGGCTGCATTCCCACCTACGAGCAGAAACAATTTCTGTACTTACTGCTGACACCGAAAGTCATCGTCGAAGGGGACGGCGAAACCGAGGCGAAGCGTGAAGAGCAGTAA
- a CDS encoding dienelactone hydrolase family protein has protein sequence MSRAPRCCLRWLVTSLLVIGAADRAAVAADDAPPAGDLAATTSATISSIDELWSGFDPYSPPFDIETIKTQDEEGIHLETIYFTGEVFEGEKTRVFAYLGRPRQVAGKTPGVLHIHGGGQTANLDWARYWARRGYVTLSFDFCGDTNLPNLGPEYRREHFTRWGKVPANMMQVSGGRSMSPTPRHNPWYHWALAARRGLSLLEAQPEVDASRLGIFGISVGGTLTWIVAGVDPRVKAAVPIYGNGWESYNSYPPQPEPQPSEDNRLWRLLIAPEAHAPRINCPLLFMSATDDFHGKMDLGYRSLDLLGSDVRRQLFTPNYDHHIEPAEARSLPLWMDAHLRGDPDRWPATPAIEFAAATESGIPQLRVTPPDIAHVERVDIYYSLSNDWPMSRFWRTIAPVRRERDAFIGSAPYVDARDVLYAFANVTYDSGIRQSSLLIKRPAAAIDGARPTLARSQLIDDMETSTDWNWVPAYTDPNQGETRFFEPWQGGAGERGFTLDAKMFPHERPMSFYFGTRKIGDPQFRGVGDAALSIDCLAAAMPDKITVRVKHRRPGEYGQEYTADVLPEAEAQSSAVGDVGDSVWRTIRTQREQFHDAQGTTLPDWEHVEYFMLQGTSSAGKPPVFKRLRW, from the coding sequence TGTGGTCCGGCTTCGATCCGTACTCTCCGCCGTTCGACATCGAAACGATCAAGACCCAGGACGAGGAGGGCATCCACCTCGAGACGATTTATTTCACCGGGGAAGTCTTCGAAGGTGAAAAGACGCGCGTGTTTGCTTACCTCGGCCGACCTCGACAGGTCGCCGGCAAGACGCCCGGCGTCCTGCACATTCACGGCGGAGGGCAGACCGCCAACCTCGACTGGGCGCGCTATTGGGCGCGCCGCGGCTATGTCACCCTGAGCTTCGATTTCTGCGGCGATACCAACCTGCCGAACCTCGGGCCGGAATACCGCCGCGAGCATTTCACGCGCTGGGGTAAAGTGCCCGCGAACATGATGCAAGTCTCGGGCGGGCGTTCGATGAGCCCCACGCCGCGCCATAACCCTTGGTATCATTGGGCACTCGCCGCGCGGCGCGGATTGTCGCTGCTCGAAGCGCAGCCCGAGGTTGATGCCTCGCGGCTGGGCATCTTTGGCATTTCCGTGGGCGGCACGCTGACGTGGATCGTGGCGGGCGTCGACCCGCGCGTGAAAGCGGCCGTGCCGATCTACGGCAACGGCTGGGAATCGTACAACAGCTATCCGCCCCAGCCCGAGCCGCAACCAAGCGAAGATAATCGCCTGTGGCGGCTACTGATCGCGCCCGAAGCGCACGCGCCGCGCATCAATTGTCCGCTTCTGTTCATGAGCGCGACCGATGACTTTCACGGCAAGATGGACCTGGGCTACCGGTCGCTCGACTTGCTCGGTTCCGACGTACGGCGCCAGTTGTTCACGCCGAACTACGATCATCACATCGAACCGGCCGAGGCACGTTCGCTCCCCTTGTGGATGGACGCGCACCTGCGCGGTGATCCGGACCGTTGGCCAGCCACTCCGGCGATCGAATTTGCCGCCGCGACTGAGAGTGGTATTCCGCAGTTACGGGTCACGCCACCAGATATAGCGCACGTCGAGCGCGTCGATATTTACTATTCGCTGTCGAACGACTGGCCCATGAGCCGCTTCTGGCGAACGATCGCGCCGGTCCGTCGCGAGCGGGATGCGTTCATCGGCTCTGCCCCCTATGTCGACGCCCGCGACGTGCTGTACGCGTTTGCCAACGTAACGTACGACTCGGGCATTCGGCAAAGTTCGCTGTTGATCAAGCGACCGGCGGCCGCGATCGACGGTGCCCGGCCGACGCTTGCTCGCTCGCAGCTCATCGACGACATGGAAACGTCCACCGATTGGAACTGGGTGCCAGCCTATACCGATCCGAATCAAGGCGAGACGCGTTTTTTCGAGCCGTGGCAAGGAGGCGCCGGTGAGCGCGGTTTCACGCTCGATGCCAAAATGTTCCCGCACGAGCGGCCGATGTCGTTTTATTTCGGAACGCGCAAGATCGGCGACCCGCAATTTCGCGGTGTCGGTGACGCAGCGCTATCGATCGACTGTCTGGCGGCAGCGATGCCAGACAAAATCACGGTGCGCGTGAAACACCGCCGACCGGGCGAATACGGCCAGGAATATACTGCGGACGTGCTGCCCGAGGCCGAGGCGCAATCATCGGCGGTCGGCGACGTAGGCGATTCGGTCTGGCGGACGATTCGCACGCAGCGCGAGCAGTTTCACGACGCACAAGGCACGACGCTTCCGGATTGGGAGCACGTCGAGTACTTCATGCTGCAAGGCACCAGCTCGGCCGGCAAACCGCCGGTGTTCAAACGATTGCGATGGTGA